From the genome of Aspergillus chevalieri M1 DNA, chromosome 8, nearly complete sequence, one region includes:
- a CDS encoding FAD-dependent oxidoreductase (COG:S;~EggNog:ENOG410PM8I;~InterPro:IPR036188,IPR002938;~PFAM:PF01494;~TransMembrane:1 (i425-443o);~go_function: GO:0071949 - FAD binding [Evidence IEA]) codes for MKKELKIAIVGGGISGCTAYLQLKKHLPGNHDITIYEAYSTAKNATHTDWQDGPTHSSTLVVGGGLGLGPNGLHVLQRLDENLIRDIVRSGYVISHGNMKDKNGRLLVRMDTTADPKSSPVNQSTHVLGCSRHALWRCLRARIPDRDVVCRRIEGIIANPDGRNVITFVGDVNTAEADLVIGADGLKSTVKRALFPEAEDPYPPRYEGLVGIGGFVPANQVREHVEPGSMNFILGGNGFFGYFFAESDPAAPHRDSPYYVSEPGKSLVWWSTYSADECPDPKAMNKDDVVRQLQERHADWKDPVIQTILHSLRVSNMYPTWTSPALPKWERFGVVLVGDAAHALPPTSGQGSSQALEDVEALTMFLKHYLSRIDDKYANTNDYGLAIRRATKEYEQLRQPHVANILKRAQQSQNSKRTMGWIEEYAMYWFMWVLGFFPGWMTGPVQAEYNYNVAEDVERRLR; via the exons ATGAAGAAAGAACTGAAAATCGCCATCGTTGGTGGCGGTATCTCCGGCTGCACGGCTTACCTGCAGCTCAAAAAACATCTACCTGGAAATCACGACATCACCATCTACGAAGCTTATAGTACAGCCAAAAATGCCACACACACAGACTGGCAAGATGGCCCGACACACTCATCCACTCTAGTCGTGGGCGGCGGTCTTGGCCTCGGCCCCAACGGCCTGCACGTTCTTCAGCGCCTAGATGAGAATCTGATCCGCGACATCGTGCGAAGCGGCTATGTCATCTCGCACGGCAACATGAAGGACAAGAACGGGCGTCTGCTCGTCCGCATGGATACCACAGCTGATCCTAAATCTTCACCGGTCAATCAATCCACGCATGTCCTTGGCTGCAGTCGTCACGCGCTCTGGCGGTGTCTGCGCGCCCGCATTCCAGACCGCGATGTTGTCTGCAGGCGTATTGAGGGGATCATTGCGAATCCAGATGGACGGAACGTGATCACTTTCGTTGGCGACGTCAATACTGCTGAAGCAGACCTGGTCATCGGGGCTGATGGGCTCAAGAGCACCGTCAAACGGGCGTTGTTTCCTGAGGCGGAGGATCCATATCCGCCTCGATATGA AGGTCTAGTTGGTATAGGCGGCTTCGTCCCCGCCAACCAAGTCCGCGAACACGTCGAGCCAGGCTCCATGAACTTCATCCTAGGCGGCAACGGCTTCTTTGGGTACTTCTTTGCTGAAAGTGATCCTGCTGCACCGCACCGGGACTCGCCATATTATGTCTCTGAGCCAGGGAAGTCTCTCGTCTGGTGGTCGACGTACTCAGCAGACGAATGTCCCGACCCCAAAGCTATGAACAAAGACGACGTCGTGCGCCAGCTGCAGGAGCGGCACGCTGACTGGAAGGACCCCGTTATCCAGACGATCCTGCATTCCCTGCGTGTCAGCAACATGTACCCAACATGGACATCACCAGCTTTGCCAAAATGGGAACGCTTCGGGGTCGTTCTCGTAGGCGACGCAGCACATGCCCTACCACCAACATCAGGGCAGGGATCCTCACAAGCATTGGAAGACGTAGAAGCACTTACCATGTTCCTGAAGCACTACCTGAGCAGAATCGACGATAAATATGCAAATACAAACGATTATGGACTGGCCATCCGAAGAGCAACAAAAGAATACGAACAACTCCGCCAACCGCACGTCGCAAACATCCTGAAGCGAGCGCAGCAGTCGCAGAACTCAAAACGCACCATGGGCTGGATTGAGGAGTATGCAATGTACTGGTTCATGTGGGTATTAG GCTTCTTTCCCGGGTGGATGACCGGGCCGGTGCAAGCCGAGTACAATTACAATGTTGCGGAGGATGTTGAGCGGCGATTGCGATAG